A stretch of Anolis sagrei isolate rAnoSag1 chromosome X, rAnoSag1.mat, whole genome shotgun sequence DNA encodes these proteins:
- the TRNAU1AP gene encoding tRNA selenocysteine 1-associated protein 1 isoform X1 produces MAASLWMGDLEPYMDENFISRAFATMGELVLSVKIIRNRLTGIPAGYCFVEFTDLATAEKCLHKINGKPLPGATPMKRFKLNYATYGKQPDNSPEYSLFVGDLSPDVDDGMIYEFFVKVYPSCRGGKVVVDQTGVSKCYGFVKFSDELEQKRALVECQGAVGLGSKPIRLSVAITKANRLKTVEYNHMYNYNYSQYYQQYQNYYAHWGYDQNTGSYSYSYPQYGYTQSTMQTYEEVGEDALEGFLLFSDPTPQMDVGEANKQFMEQSEELYDALIECHWQPLDSVSSEIQAM; encoded by the exons CTGGAACCATACATGGATGAGAACTTCATTTCGAGAGCCTTTGCTACAATGGGAGAGCTAGTTCTGAGTGTGAAAATAATTCGGAATAGATTAACAGG GATTCCAGCAGGCTACTGTTTTGTAGAATTTACTGATCTGGCAACTGCAGAAAAATGTTTACACAAAATCAATGGGAAACCCCTCCCTGGTGCCACACCG ATGAAGcgatttaaattaaattatgcCACATATGGAAAACAGCCTGATAATAG CCCAGAATATTCATTGTTTGTTGGAGACCTTTCCCCTGACGTGGATGATGGGATGATCTACGAATTCTTTGTAAAAGTGTACCCTTCATGTAGGGGTGGCAAAGTAGTTGTGGACCAGACGGGTGTTTCCAA ATGCTATGGTTTTGTGAAATTCTCAGATGAATtggaacagaaaagagcactggtAGAATGCCAAGGGGCTGTCGGTCTTGGTTCTAAACCAATACGCTTGAGTGTTGCCATCACCAAAGC gaacCGGCTAAAGACTGTTGAGTATAACCATATGTACAACTATAACTACAGCCAGTACTACCAACAGTATCAGAACTACTATGCGCATTGGGGATATGATCAGAATACAGGCAGTTACAGTTATAGCTATCCACAGTATGGCTACACACAAAGTACCATGCAG ACCTACGAAGAAGTTGGTGAAGACGCACTAGAAG GATTCCTTTTGTTTTCAGACCCAACACCCCAAATGGATGTGGGTGAAGCAAATAAACAGTTCATGGAACAGAGTGAAGAACTCTATGATGCCTTGATAGAATGTCATTGGCAGCCTTTGGACAGTGTCTCCTCAGAGATTCAAGCCATGTAA
- the TRNAU1AP gene encoding tRNA selenocysteine 1-associated protein 1 isoform X2 codes for MAASLWMGDLEPYMDENFISRAFATMGELVLSVKIIRNRLTGIPAGYCFVEFTDLATAEKCLHKINGKPLPGATPMKRFKLNYATYGKQPDNSPEYSLFVGDLSPDVDDGMIYEFFVKVYPSCRGGKVVVDQTGVSKCYGFVKFSDELEQKRALVECQGAVGLGSKPIRLSVAITKANRLKTVEYNHMYNYNYSQYYQQYQNYYAHWGYDQNTGSYSYSYPQYGYTQSTMQTYEEVGEDALEDPTPQMDVGEANKQFMEQSEELYDALIECHWQPLDSVSSEIQAM; via the exons CTGGAACCATACATGGATGAGAACTTCATTTCGAGAGCCTTTGCTACAATGGGAGAGCTAGTTCTGAGTGTGAAAATAATTCGGAATAGATTAACAGG GATTCCAGCAGGCTACTGTTTTGTAGAATTTACTGATCTGGCAACTGCAGAAAAATGTTTACACAAAATCAATGGGAAACCCCTCCCTGGTGCCACACCG ATGAAGcgatttaaattaaattatgcCACATATGGAAAACAGCCTGATAATAG CCCAGAATATTCATTGTTTGTTGGAGACCTTTCCCCTGACGTGGATGATGGGATGATCTACGAATTCTTTGTAAAAGTGTACCCTTCATGTAGGGGTGGCAAAGTAGTTGTGGACCAGACGGGTGTTTCCAA ATGCTATGGTTTTGTGAAATTCTCAGATGAATtggaacagaaaagagcactggtAGAATGCCAAGGGGCTGTCGGTCTTGGTTCTAAACCAATACGCTTGAGTGTTGCCATCACCAAAGC gaacCGGCTAAAGACTGTTGAGTATAACCATATGTACAACTATAACTACAGCCAGTACTACCAACAGTATCAGAACTACTATGCGCATTGGGGATATGATCAGAATACAGGCAGTTACAGTTATAGCTATCCACAGTATGGCTACACACAAAGTACCATGCAG ACCTACGAAGAAGTTGGTGAAGACGCACTAGAAG ACCCAACACCCCAAATGGATGTGGGTGAAGCAAATAAACAGTTCATGGAACAGAGTGAAGAACTCTATGATGCCTTGATAGAATGTCATTGGCAGCCTTTGGACAGTGTCTCCTCAGAGATTCAAGCCATGTAA